AACAGGCTTCCCCATAAACATGAGAAGTTCCGCTACCGGCTTGCCACCTGGATTGAAAAGAAACTCCTGTTTGGTAAACCCATTGGTGAATTCAGAAATTACATTCTTCTGAAGGTGTGATGATAATGGATACGAACCCTCCGGCTCTTCCGGCCTCTCTGATTATTTCCTTTTACAACAAACCGGAAACGCTCGCACTGGTTTTGCAATCCGTCAGAAATCAGTCAGCTGGGTCTTTTGAAATACTCATTGCCGATGACGGATCATCAGAAGAAACGGTTGAAAAGCTCAGCAAACTTATTAAGGATTTTCCCTTTCCTGTTCGGCATATCTGGCACGAAGACAAAGGCTGGAGAAAGAATGCCATTCTTAACAGGGCAGCTGCTGCAGCATCATCAGACTATCTGATTTTTATTGACGGAGACTGCATACTTCATAAGCATTTCGTAAAAGAACATATAAACCACAGAAAAACAGGTACAGTGCTTACGGGCCGGCGGGTCTATCTTTCTCCTGCTGCCACATCGCTGATCCTTCAGTCAGGAGATTTCAGAA
This genomic window from Bacteroidales bacterium contains:
- a CDS encoding glycosyltransferase, which gives rise to MDTNPPALPASLIISFYNKPETLALVLQSVRNQSAGSFEILIADDGSSEETVEKLSKLIKDFPFPVRHIWHEDKGWRKNAILNRAAAAASSDYLIFIDGDCILHKHFVKEHINHRKTGTVLTGRRVYLSPAATSLILQSGDFRKVYSLPVVLRLLYDRYADQSSAHLENALYLGNMFLRKFINRKDRGVLGSNFSLYRNDLIRINGFDEQYTAPYVGEDTDLEYRLRLAGMQVKTLKHLAIQYHLFHQRQEKNTLNEEIFKKTKSEGRYYAEKGINQYLASGS